Proteins from a single region of Chitinibacter bivalviorum:
- a CDS encoding PaaI family thioesterase: protein MNSLWLPVANPDFFAQVGPWFMALPHCKTLGLELVAAEKGKVTIKLPFKPELIGNPETRVLHGGVVTSLIDTSSGVALYTLLLAPEAAATLDLRIDYLRPAKPDLPLYCTAECYRLTDSIAFTRATAYQEDPAKPVAHSVATFARTSPTDKSEA, encoded by the coding sequence ATGAATAGCTTATGGTTACCCGTGGCAAATCCCGATTTTTTTGCCCAAGTTGGGCCGTGGTTTATGGCTTTACCGCATTGCAAAACATTGGGCCTTGAACTGGTTGCCGCCGAAAAAGGCAAAGTGACCATCAAGTTGCCTTTCAAACCCGAATTGATCGGCAACCCCGAAACCCGCGTTCTGCACGGTGGTGTGGTTACCTCACTGATTGATACCTCATCGGGCGTTGCGCTGTATACCTTGCTGCTGGCCCCTGAAGCGGCGGCAACTTTGGATTTGCGCATTGATTATTTGCGCCCTGCCAAGCCTGATTTGCCGCTGTATTGCACGGCCGAATGCTATCGCCTGACCGATTCAATCGCCTTTACGCGGGCGACGGCGTATCAAGAAGACCCCGCCAAACCCGTTGCACATTCTGTTGCGACTTTTGCCCGTACTTCTCCAACTGACAAGAGCGAGGCCTAA
- the gyrA gene encoding DNA gyrase subunit A, protein MSEQFSFAKETIPVSLEEEMRHSYLDYAMSVIVGRALPDVRDGLKPVHRRILFAMHESSNVWNRPYVKCARVIGDVLGKYHPHGDLAAYEALVRMAQDFSLRYNLIDGQGNFGSIDGDRAAAYRYTECRLEKVSSELLADIDKETVDFTPNYDEKELEPTVLPTRIPNLLINGSSGIAVGMATNIPPHNVTEVIDACLALLANPDMSIDELIDIIPAPDFPTAGIIYGVHGVREGYRTGRGRVVMRSRTHIEECGKNGDRQAIIVDELPYQVNKARLLERIAELVREKTLEGISDLRDESDKSGMRVVIELKRGEMTDVVLNNLFKHTQLQDSFGINMVALVDGQPRLLNLKQVLECFLKHRREVVTRRTVFELRKARERGHVLEGLAVALSNVDEMIALIKAAATPPEAKIALMDREWRSELVEDMLSRTDINASRPDGLSLEFGLTGTGYRLSEVQAQEILQMRLQRLTGLEQDKIVGEYKEVMDKILDLLDILARAERVTEIIFNEMTEVKANYGDARRSEIVAYGEDICLEDLITPQDMVVTLTHGGYMKTTPVEEYRSQKRGGRGKQAAATKDDDFIDSLFIANTHDYILCFSSRGRVYWLKVYELPQGGRTSRGKPIINLLPLEEGEKINAILPIKDFSEDKYVFMATADGTVKKTPLTDFSRPMKRGIIAINLEEGNYLVGVALTRGAGGAVLDDDAADEDVIIDDESAEDAGDAVGIDDDQVMLFSDAGKSVRFSQSKVRPMGRNSKGVRGMKLGEDQKVISLLVANSDTQMVLTASNGGYGKRTPVGDFRLSGRGTQGVIAMDLTDKTGLKLVAASLVEETDDVMLITTGGVLIRTKVSQIRETGRSAQGVRLINLDDGEQLSGLEKVCEPEEDEESIEGEVVADVTENDAAPAADAAPAGDGDE, encoded by the coding sequence ATGTCCGAACAATTTAGTTTTGCCAAAGAAACCATCCCCGTTAGCCTTGAAGAGGAAATGCGGCATTCCTACCTCGATTACGCGATGAGCGTCATCGTAGGTCGTGCGCTACCTGATGTCCGTGATGGCTTAAAGCCTGTCCATCGCCGCATCCTGTTTGCGATGCATGAAAGCAGTAATGTCTGGAATCGCCCTTATGTGAAATGTGCGCGGGTGATTGGTGATGTGTTGGGTAAATATCACCCGCACGGTGACTTGGCGGCTTATGAAGCGTTGGTGCGGATGGCGCAGGACTTCTCATTGCGCTACAACTTGATTGACGGGCAGGGTAACTTTGGCTCGATTGATGGCGACCGCGCTGCTGCTTATCGTTATACCGAGTGCCGCTTGGAAAAAGTGTCGAGTGAGTTGCTGGCTGATATTGATAAAGAAACAGTTGATTTCACGCCGAACTACGATGAAAAAGAGCTAGAGCCAACAGTTCTGCCGACTCGTATTCCTAATTTATTAATCAATGGTTCCTCAGGTATTGCCGTTGGTATGGCGACGAATATCCCGCCACACAATGTTACCGAAGTCATTGATGCATGTTTGGCGCTACTGGCCAATCCAGATATGTCGATCGATGAGTTGATCGATATTATCCCTGCGCCTGATTTCCCAACGGCCGGTATTATTTACGGTGTGCATGGCGTGCGTGAAGGTTATCGCACCGGGCGCGGCCGCGTCGTGATGCGCTCGCGTACTCACATCGAAGAATGCGGTAAAAATGGTGATCGCCAAGCGATTATCGTTGATGAGTTGCCATACCAAGTCAATAAAGCACGCCTGCTGGAGCGTATTGCTGAGCTGGTGCGTGAAAAAACACTCGAAGGTATTTCTGATCTGCGCGATGAGTCGGATAAATCCGGTATGCGCGTGGTGATTGAGCTCAAACGCGGTGAAATGACCGACGTTGTCCTAAATAACCTCTTTAAACATACTCAATTACAAGACAGTTTCGGTATCAATATGGTGGCCTTGGTCGATGGCCAGCCGCGTCTGTTGAATCTGAAGCAAGTCCTCGAGTGTTTCCTCAAACACCGCCGCGAAGTTGTAACGCGCCGCACCGTATTCGAATTGCGTAAAGCGCGTGAGCGCGGTCATGTGCTCGAAGGCCTCGCTGTTGCCTTGTCGAACGTTGACGAGATGATTGCACTGATCAAAGCGGCGGCAACGCCACCGGAAGCCAAAATCGCCTTGATGGATCGTGAATGGCGCTCTGAGTTGGTCGAAGACATGTTGTCTCGCACTGACATCAACGCATCACGCCCTGATGGCTTGAGTCTAGAGTTTGGCTTGACTGGTACTGGTTATCGTCTGTCTGAAGTTCAGGCGCAAGAAATCTTGCAGATGCGTCTGCAACGTTTGACTGGCCTAGAGCAAGACAAAATTGTCGGTGAATATAAAGAAGTCATGGATAAAATCCTCGACTTGCTCGACATCCTTGCCCGTGCCGAGCGTGTGACTGAAATCATTTTCAATGAAATGACTGAAGTGAAAGCCAATTATGGCGATGCGCGTCGCTCTGAAATCGTCGCCTACGGCGAAGATATTTGTCTGGAAGACTTGATTACACCGCAAGATATGGTCGTGACGCTGACGCATGGCGGCTATATGAAAACCACGCCGGTGGAAGAATATCGCTCGCAAAAACGTGGTGGCCGCGGCAAGCAAGCGGCAGCAACAAAAGACGATGACTTCATCGATAGCCTGTTTATTGCCAATACCCACGATTACATTTTGTGCTTTAGCTCGCGCGGCCGCGTGTACTGGCTCAAAGTGTATGAGTTGCCACAAGGCGGCCGCACTAGCCGTGGTAAGCCGATTATTAATTTGTTGCCGCTGGAAGAGGGCGAGAAGATTAATGCGATCTTGCCGATCAAAGACTTTAGCGAAGATAAATATGTCTTTATGGCGACCGCCGATGGTACGGTGAAGAAAACCCCTCTCACTGATTTCTCTCGCCCAATGAAACGCGGCATTATTGCGATCAATCTGGAAGAAGGTAATTATCTCGTTGGTGTGGCATTGACACGCGGAGCAGGTGGTGCGGTGCTCGACGATGACGCCGCTGACGAAGACGTCATTATTGATGATGAGAGCGCAGAAGATGCTGGCGATGCAGTTGGCATCGACGATGATCAAGTCATGCTGTTCTCTGATGCGGGTAAATCTGTTCGTTTTAGTCAGAGTAAAGTTCGCCCAATGGGTCGTAACTCAAAAGGCGTGCGCGGCATGAAGCTGGGTGAAGATCAGAAGGTCATCTCTCTGCTTGTTGCAAACTCTGATACACAAATGGTACTGACTGCCAGCAATGGTGGTTACGGTAAACGTACGCCAGTTGGCGACTTCCGCTTGTCTGGTCGTGGCACGCAAGGCGTGATCGCGATGGACTTGACCGACAAGACTGGCTTGAAACTGGTTGCGGCTAGTCTGGTTGAAGAAACCGACGACGTGATGTTGATTACCACCGGTGGCGTACTGATCCGCACGAAAGTATCGCAAATCCGCGAAACTGGCCGTTCGGCGCAAGGCGTACGCTTGATTAATCTGGATGACGGCGAGCAATTGTCTGGTCTGGAAAAAGTCTGCGAGCCGGAAGAGGACGAAGAGAGCATCGAGGGTGAAGTGGTTGCGGATGTCACAGAAAATGACGCAGCCCCAGCCGCAGATGCAGCACCTGCTGGTGATGGTGACGAGTAA
- a CDS encoding OmpA family protein, with product MIKQTIASLAVVAAFASFGAQAATDAYVTNGTNVSEANPEGVVKNGLGECWQTGSWSAEKAATIKGCPGYVEPAAAPAPAPAPKPAVVPAPVKTDKKFNLKSDALFDFNKATLKPAGKDALDALYAEVQKMDPKEGRAVVVGYTDRIGSDKYNQALSERRANTVRDYLISKGAPADKVTAEGRGEANPVTGDTCNNIKDSKKTRAKLVECLAPDRRVEVEVDGVQEVTVQQ from the coding sequence ATGATCAAGCAAACTATTGCTTCTCTCGCAGTTGTTGCCGCTTTCGCATCTTTCGGCGCACAAGCAGCTACTGACGCTTATGTAACTAATGGCACCAACGTTTCTGAAGCTAATCCAGAAGGTGTTGTTAAAAACGGTTTGGGTGAATGCTGGCAAACTGGTTCATGGTCTGCTGAAAAAGCAGCGACCATCAAAGGTTGCCCAGGCTACGTAGAACCAGCAGCAGCTCCAGCTCCAGCTCCAGCTCCAAAACCAGCGGTTGTTCCAGCTCCAGTTAAAACAGACAAAAAATTCAACTTGAAATCTGATGCATTGTTTGACTTTAACAAAGCTACTCTGAAACCAGCTGGTAAAGACGCGCTTGACGCTCTGTACGCTGAAGTTCAGAAAATGGATCCAAAAGAAGGCCGCGCAGTAGTTGTTGGCTACACTGACCGCATCGGTTCAGACAAATACAACCAAGCTCTGTCTGAGCGTCGTGCTAACACAGTACGTGACTACCTGATTTCTAAAGGTGCTCCAGCTGACAAAGTAACCGCCGAAGGCCGTGGTGAAGCTAACCCAGTGACTGGCGATACTTGCAACAACATCAAAGACTCTAAGAAAACTCGCGCTAAACTGGTTGAGTGCTTGGCTCCAGATCGTCGCGTTGAAGTTGAAGTTGATGGCGTTCAAGAAGTTACAGTTCAGCAATAA
- the lolA gene encoding outer membrane lipoprotein chaperone LolA, with protein sequence MFHLNNIIRTSFLIIAFILPTTSHADSVNDLQKYLNETKSLSANFNQTVRSKSGKTENSSGQFYLIRPGKFKWIYKQPYNQEITSNGQQLWLYDIDLAQVTIKPINKALDASPAAILTGNNNLAQNFNLQSLPTKDGANWVALTPKSKDGSFAQIRIGLVNGAIDRMELDDHFNQTTMISFNKVQKNAPISAQMFTFTPPAGVDVIRE encoded by the coding sequence ATGTTTCACCTCAACAATATAATTCGCACTTCATTTTTGATTATTGCATTCATTTTACCGACAACTTCACACGCAGATTCAGTGAATGATTTACAAAAATATCTGAATGAAACCAAAAGCTTAAGCGCCAATTTTAATCAAACTGTACGCAGCAAATCTGGAAAAACAGAAAACTCAAGCGGTCAATTTTATTTAATTCGGCCTGGTAAATTTAAATGGATTTACAAGCAACCTTACAACCAAGAAATTACAAGCAATGGCCAGCAGCTTTGGCTGTACGACATTGACCTCGCCCAAGTCACCATCAAACCAATTAATAAAGCTCTAGATGCCAGCCCTGCAGCAATTTTGACGGGCAACAACAACCTAGCGCAGAACTTTAACCTGCAATCTCTCCCCACCAAAGATGGAGCCAATTGGGTAGCACTCACCCCCAAATCAAAGGATGGTAGCTTTGCTCAAATTCGCATAGGCCTCGTCAATGGCGCCATTGATCGCATGGAACTGGATGACCATTTCAATCAGACAACAATGATTAGTTTTAATAAAGTGCAAAAGAACGCACCAATTTCAGCGCAAATGTTTACCTTTACACCACCAGCTGGGGTTGATGTCATCCGTGAGTGA
- a CDS encoding PaaI family thioesterase encodes MEQPFTELCAGMSSCALLEKALEQIPYAKLLGVQVREHEGQPLFYLPFAEKNIGNILLPAIHGGVIGGFLENAAVLHLMWARESAGIPRIVDFSIDYLRSARALDLYGRCEIVRQGKRVANVLMTAWQDDPAKPVAMARAHFLLA; translated from the coding sequence ATGGAACAGCCATTTACTGAATTATGTGCGGGTATGTCTTCGTGCGCTTTGCTGGAAAAAGCTTTGGAGCAAATACCCTATGCAAAATTATTGGGTGTTCAGGTGCGAGAGCATGAGGGTCAACCGCTGTTTTATCTGCCATTTGCCGAAAAAAACATTGGCAATATTTTGCTGCCGGCGATACATGGCGGCGTGATTGGCGGCTTTTTGGAAAACGCCGCCGTGCTGCATCTGATGTGGGCGCGCGAATCGGCGGGCATCCCGCGAATTGTGGATTTCTCGATCGATTATCTGCGCTCGGCGCGCGCGCTCGATTTGTACGGTCGTTGTGAAATTGTGCGTCAAGGCAAGCGCGTCGCGAACGTGTTAATGACCGCATGGCAAGATGATCCTGCTAAACCCGTGGCTATGGCGCGGGCACACTTTTTATTGGCTTAA